The stretch of DNA TTGTTCGGTGTCCATAACGCTTCGCCTAGAAAAAAGCATGCAGGAAACGCATCGCAGTTATGATAGCGATGCATTGGATTTATGGCGAAAAAAGCCTACAATACTCTGCCTGGGCGGCCACGCTAGGCGTCGGCCCTTCTCCCAATGCACCTCCTGGAATGAGGCAGATAATGGCGGCGAGAACGCTACTGACCATGGTCGCAGTCGGATGCTGCGGCGTGACGGCCCACGCCGAAGACGGCGGCAAGCTCGAAACGAAGCCCGCGGGCGACAACGCGCCGACCGCCGATATGGCCAAGTGCCCCGTCATGGGCGCGGGCGCCGCGAGCGAGCCGACGCAGTTCATGCAGAACCGCGACTGGTGGCCCAACCAACTCGACCTGTCGATCCTGCACCAAAACTCGCCCGCGTCGAACCCGATGGGCGAGGGGTTCGACTACGCCGAGGAGTTTCAGAAGCTCGACCTCAAGGCGGTTAAGGAAGACATCAAGGAGCTGATGACCACGTCGCAGGACTGGTGGCCCGCCGACTACGGCCATTACGGCCCGCTCTTCATCCGCATGGCTTGGCACAGCGCCGGCACTTACCGTGTGACGGACGGCCGTGGCGGCGCCGGCTACGGCACGCAGCGTTTCGCGCCGCTCAACAGCTGGCCCGACAACGCCAACCTCGACAAGGCCCGCCGCCTGCTCTGGCCGATCAAGCAGAAGTATGGCAAGCAGCTCTCGTGGGCCGACCTGATGGTGCTCACCGGCAACTGTGCGCTGGAGTCGATGGGCTTCGAGACGTTCGGCTTCGCCGGCGGCCGCGCCGACGTGTGGGAGCCGCAGGAGGACATCAACTGGGGACCTGAGACCGAGTGGCTCGGCGACAAGCGGTACGAGGGCGACCGCGAACTCGACAACCCGCTCGCCGCGGTGCAGATGGGCCTCATCTACGTGAACCCCGAAGGCCCTAACGGCAAGCCTGACCCGCTGGCGGCGGCGAAGGACATCCGCGACACGTTCGGCCGGATGGCGATGAACGACGAAGAGACCGTCGCGCTGATCGCGGGTGGTCACACGTTCGGCAAGGCGCACGGCGCCGCGACGCCACAAGGGAATGTCGGCGCCGAACCCGAGGGCGCCGGCATCGAACAGCAGGGCCTCGGCTGGAAGAACAAGTTTGGCACGGGCAACGCCGGCGACACGATCACTAGCGGCCTCGAAGGCGCGTGGACGACGACGCCGGCCCAGTGGTCGCACGATTACTTCACGCACCTCTTCGAGTACGAGTGGGAGCTCACCAAGAGCCCCGCGGGCGCCCACCAGTGGACGCCCGTCGAAGAGTCGGCGAAGGGGACAGTGCCCGACGCGCACGACGATTCCAAGTCGCACGCGCCGATCATGTT from Botrimarina mediterranea encodes:
- the katG gene encoding catalase/peroxidase HPI, translating into MVAVGCCGVTAHAEDGGKLETKPAGDNAPTADMAKCPVMGAGAASEPTQFMQNRDWWPNQLDLSILHQNSPASNPMGEGFDYAEEFQKLDLKAVKEDIKELMTTSQDWWPADYGHYGPLFIRMAWHSAGTYRVTDGRGGAGYGTQRFAPLNSWPDNANLDKARRLLWPIKQKYGKQLSWADLMVLTGNCALESMGFETFGFAGGRADVWEPQEDINWGPETEWLGDKRYEGDRELDNPLAAVQMGLIYVNPEGPNGKPDPLAAAKDIRDTFGRMAMNDEETVALIAGGHTFGKAHGAATPQGNVGAEPEGAGIEQQGLGWKNKFGTGNAGDTITSGLEGAWTTTPAQWSHDYFTHLFEYEWELTKSPAGAHQWTPVEESAKGTVPDAHDDSKSHAPIMFTTDLALKIDPDYAVISKRFHENPKEFEKAFAKAWYKLTHRDMGPYVLLLGPEVPEPQVWQDPVPEADYESIDEDDIAGLKAKVLESGLSVSDLVATAWSSASTFRGSDKRGGANGARLRLEPQKGWAANEPKQLDKVLTKLEAIQKEFNEAQDGKQVSLADLIVLAGTAAVEKAAKDAGHDVEVPFAPGRTDATQEMTDVESFSYLEPKADGFRNYQGPGCTRVAEEMLVDRADLLNLTAPEMTALVGGLRVLDANHNGSKLGVFTDEPGKLTNDFFVNLLDMGLTWEKSEVCDHFFEGKDADGDVKWTGSRVDLVFGSNSQLRAIAEVYASDDAEEKFVKDFVAAWVKVMNLDRFDLDPAYRKGAKLAASGGR